GGGCCAAAGTTTGCAAAAACAAAAGTTTTTAAAGTAATTATTTAGCAATATTTTAGCATACTAAGTACGAGAGAACCGGAGTTTTGAGCTGGGAAACGAGACAGCAGTGCCCTCCCACTTTTTGAGACTTACCATAAGGGGGTTGCAAAACATAAATCATCCAAACGTTTGTAGTCCCCCCTTCAGGGGTGATCTGAAGAGGAGTCGGTGAAGGAGTCACTACGAACGGTTTGTAGTAACTCCTTCAGGGGTGATCTGAAGAGGAGTCGGTGAAGGAGTCACTACGAACGGTCGATCGCACCTTCCCATCCCACCCCCTGAGACTTCCCATAAAAAAAGTGCAACGTTCAGGGTTGCACCTAATTTTGACGTCACCCATTGGCGTAGTGAACCCGAGTGGGATTTAATCCCGCAGAACGTAACCGACCCCACGCACCGTCTGAATGAGTCGTTTTTCCCCCTGTGCTTCTAGCTTAAGACGGAGGTAACGAATATAGACCTCAATAATATTGGAATCCCCCATAAAATCGTAACCCCAGACGTTTTCCAGAATTTGCTCCCGCTTGACCACTTGTCGGGGATGGGAAATTAGATATTCCAGTAAGTCAAACTCTTTTGCCGTCAGTTCAATGGTGCGATCGCCTCGGCGCACTTCCCGGGTGCGTCGGTTCAAGCTTAAGTCAGCAAAGGGTAACAAATCCGGGTCTACTTCAATCGGACTCCGCAGATGGGCCTTGACGCGGGAAATCAAGTCCTCGGAACTAAAGGGTTTCACCAGGTAATCATCGGCCCCTGCATCCAATCCTGCTGCGCGATCGCTCACTTCATCCCGCGCCGTCAAGACAATCACCGGGACCATATTGCCCAGGGTTCGCAAACGACGGCAGACTTCTAACCCTGAGAGTCCGGGCAGCAGGGCATCCAGGAGGACCAGATCCGGATTCAACTCGGGGATCGCTCTCAATCCGGCGACCCCATCCCGAACCACCATCGCCTGATAGCCTTCATATTTGAGTTCTAGTTCGATAAATTGAGCGAGCTTGACTTCATCTTCAACCACAAGGATATTCGCCGTCATGGATTATCGCCTATTGGATTTTAGACTTTAAATTTTAGGGGGTTTTGAGGGTCTGTGTATCCTCAAGGCGATCGCCCCACGGCATGACCCCTTCCCTCTTCCTCAATCCAGAGTGAACAATCGAGACTATTATAGACCCTAGAACGGCCTCTCATCGGTTCAATGGAGTGGATAAACAGGTCCTCAGCAGAAAACCCGGATGAGCTAACCTGGAATCACACCCACCCAGGGTAAGATAAAAATCATGTCAATGTCACCAGATCATAGTCTCTAGGCCAGTCATTTGATTTAAAAATCAAGTCTAGCCCATAGCACCTGTCAAATCAAGTAGGGGTTAATTAAGGATGAGTCCAGTGGTTAAAGTGGTCCAACCCGTTGGCCTTTTAGATCGGACTAAGGTGGGTCAATTTGAGCGAGAAATTAGCAGTTATCTGGCGGAAGGAGCTGAAATTGTACTCATTGATTTTCAAGATGTCAGTTTCATGGACAGTTCCGGTTTAGGAGCAATTGTTGCAGCGATTAAAACCGTTCAAGCTGCGGGAGGGAAGCTATTTTTGTGTTCCATCAATACCCAAGTCAAAATGCTATTAGAACTTGCGGGATTGGATAAAATCATGAAAGTCTTTCCCAACCGAGAGGAATTTGAAAAACACGTCCTTTCTAAACCGGATTAAGCTCAGCACCCCAGCCATCCGAGCAAGGCGATCGCCTCGGTCTTCCTTCCTAACCTCAGGAGAGTCTCCAAGTTTTTTACAAACAAGCGGATTCAATCAAGAGGGGACCGGAGGTGGCTCCCTTGCGGATGGGGATTGCCAGCCGTAAGCGGCTAAAAATCAAACTTCACCTGCAACAAAGAGACATCATCATGAAACGTATCTTCTTTAGAAACTTGGCGCACTAAGCCTAACACTTGGTCCAGATTAAACGAATTACTTTGCCGACATTCCGCGAGTAAATCGATAAAGTTATCGAGACTCCACATCGAGCCCTCGGGTTCGTTAATTTCATAAATCCCATCGCTAAAAATATAAAGCGAACTCTCTGCCTCAATCTGGCAGGAAGCATTTTCATATTTAATATTGGGAAACATTCCAATCGGCACCGAGGTTTCCGTTCGCAGCTTTTGTACCTGAGCATCTTTGGAGAGCAAAATTGCCGGGGGATGTCCCGCACAGGAATAAACAAGCTGGCGCTGCACCTGATTATAGACCCCATACCAGATTGTAAAATACATATTCCGTTGACGTTCCATCTTAATCGCATGATTGAGGGCCGTCAGCACCTGATAGGGTTGATAGAAGTCAGTACCGGGGAGAAAACGAGCGCGCAATAAATTTAAAACCGAAACCGACAGTAGGGCCGCGCGAGACCCATGTCCGGAGACATCCAGGAGATAAATGGCTAAATTATCATCATCGAGCCAATAATAATCAAAACAATCTCCCCCTAACTGTTGAGAGGGAATAAACCGAGAATCAATGGGGACAGGTTCGCTCAAGGGGAGGGGGAGGAGCGATCGCACATATTCTGCCGCCTCCGCCAGTTCCGCTTTCAGGGCCGCCTCCGCCCGTTTGCGTTCCGTAATATCAATCCCCACAAACACCGCTGCTTGGTCCTCTAACCACTTCTTAG
This sequence is a window from Laspinema palackyanum D2c. Protein-coding genes within it:
- a CDS encoding STAS domain-containing protein is translated as MSPVVKVVQPVGLLDRTKVGQFEREISSYLAEGAEIVLIDFQDVSFMDSSGLGAIVAAIKTVQAAGGKLFLCSINTQVKMLLELAGLDKIMKVFPNREEFEKHVLSKPD
- a CDS encoding response regulator transcription factor — translated: MTANILVVEDEVKLAQFIELELKYEGYQAMVVRDGVAGLRAIPELNPDLVLLDALLPGLSGLEVCRRLRTLGNMVPVIVLTARDEVSDRAAGLDAGADDYLVKPFSSEDLISRVKAHLRSPIEVDPDLLPFADLSLNRRTREVRRGDRTIELTAKEFDLLEYLISHPRQVVKREQILENVWGYDFMGDSNIIEVYIRYLRLKLEAQGEKRLIQTVRGVGYVLRD